In a genomic window of Anaerolineae bacterium:
- a CDS encoding amylo-alpha-1,6-glucosidase: MNNSDRIIQNPAPGTRVLLFQGDTKKFTLLLPRKQEGSAWLRTNIGHAGIARQEIFREVLNDEPPLGRDWFDIPMSSVDDRRFQVTLPVCETGYFEAKCFFLKKGEVDPIWPDGPNTAINVEPADTCCSNIIYNTFVRQFSPYKGGRLLDPAEKDRIMALDRAGYAVIPPSGTFRELIKELDFIVGELGCRILQLLPVHPTPTTYARMGRFGSPYAALNFTSVDPAMAEFDSRATPLEQFIELVDAIHERNARVFIDIAINHTGWAAELHDTHPEWLVRDQDGHIKVPGAWGVIWADLTNLDFTNKDLWQYVADIFLTWCRRDVDGFRCDAGYMIPVHVWKYIIARVRDQYPDTVFLLEGLGGKISVTRELLNKADFNWAYSELFQNYDRNQIESYLPGAIEISQNEGIMVHFAETHDNNRLAARSKTFARMRTALCALCSSNGAFGFANGVEWYATEKINVHEAPSLNWGAANNQVNHIRRLNTLLKLHPAFHDRTELKLMQQGEENHIVLLRHHIPSGKKLLIVVNLDDENQTRGSWNQEQVGMRGPVFTDLLAEKEVVVIESGRQQTYLLDPGQVLCLTSDQSDIDLIQNRDDLKFGLLDRIKKQRLRANALDVFQYYNAAGDLGEFDPDSAALQLAEDPVEYCRKLNPFSMEPRVITWQWPSDLKREVMVPPDHFLLIRASYHFRAKIMNKDRFMAYKESLPCIDGSFFALFPPLQPPAVHRSHTLKLSVYTPEGCEHVDAPLFFLSNAKDAKVKRIFHRSELLHHPLSLLGTNGRGGMLRANVLWGKLGSRYDALLAANLNPEFPEDRWIMFARCRAWLVFQGYSQEICFDCFDRFCFDYNSRGFWLYHIPAGQGEYVSLSIGIEMTDDQNAVQLVFFRNKAKGQARMLADCQQVQIILRPDIEDRNFHETTKAYLGHEHLWPQFVTANSRGFSFVPKPERQLQIKISKGSFVLEPEWHYMVHRYMDAERNLDPDSDLFSPGYFSCFLAGGKAVKLTASVMGSLEQVPLQHGSLNSSFGRQIKSFAFKDKFSYKPGEALKQALDHYVVKRGALNTVIAGYPWFLDWGRDALIFARGLIAAGRTKDARAILKQFGQFEIDGTLPNMILGRDPANRDTSDAPLWFFVACSDLVEAEANKDFLEEKCGSRTVRQVLLSIGRSMIAGTPNNIRMDPESGLIFSPVHFTWMDTKHPACSPREGYPVEIQALWFFALSFLANIDHKEAGNKWKNMAGLVRSSILNLFLIKKDGYLSDCLHAGSGKPAGLADQDDALRPNQLLAITLGAVSDTTVCRNILAACEELLVPGAIRSLADRPVSRPITIMHNGKAINDPHHPYQGKYLGDEDTKRKPAYHNGTAWTWLFPTFCEAWVKTYGKNAKETALAWLSSSTRLMDQGCAGHVPEILDGDFPHKQRGCDAQAWGASELLRVWEQISMITKCEVSKTGYK, from the coding sequence ATGAATAATTCAGACCGGATCATACAGAATCCTGCGCCTGGAACACGTGTTCTTCTGTTTCAAGGCGATACAAAGAAATTTACCCTTTTGCTGCCTCGTAAACAAGAGGGGAGCGCATGGCTTCGTACCAACATCGGACATGCCGGAATCGCCAGGCAGGAAATATTCAGGGAGGTGCTTAATGATGAACCTCCGCTGGGACGGGACTGGTTCGACATTCCCATGTCCAGTGTTGATGACCGGCGCTTTCAGGTCACCCTCCCTGTTTGTGAAACAGGATATTTTGAAGCCAAATGTTTTTTCTTGAAAAAAGGTGAAGTTGACCCGATATGGCCGGATGGGCCTAACACGGCTATAAACGTTGAGCCGGCAGACACCTGTTGTTCAAACATAATCTACAATACATTCGTGCGGCAGTTCAGCCCGTATAAAGGCGGCCGCCTTCTTGATCCGGCTGAAAAGGACCGGATCATGGCCCTTGACAGGGCTGGTTATGCAGTAATCCCGCCATCCGGAACATTTCGCGAACTTATCAAAGAGCTCGATTTTATTGTGGGGGAACTGGGGTGCAGAATTCTTCAATTGCTTCCGGTCCATCCCACGCCAACCACTTACGCTCGCATGGGACGTTTTGGAAGCCCGTATGCGGCATTAAATTTTACCTCGGTTGATCCGGCTATGGCTGAATTCGATTCACGGGCAACTCCCCTGGAGCAGTTCATCGAGCTGGTAGACGCAATCCATGAACGGAATGCCAGGGTTTTTATCGATATCGCAATCAACCATACGGGCTGGGCAGCCGAACTCCACGATACCCACCCGGAATGGCTTGTCCGGGACCAGGACGGACATATTAAGGTTCCCGGAGCATGGGGGGTAATATGGGCGGATCTGACAAATCTCGATTTCACCAACAAAGACCTGTGGCAGTATGTGGCAGATATCTTTCTCACATGGTGTCGACGGGATGTGGATGGTTTTCGCTGTGATGCAGGATACATGATTCCTGTCCATGTTTGGAAATACATTATTGCCAGGGTCCGGGACCAGTATCCTGATACGGTTTTTCTCCTCGAAGGGCTTGGCGGAAAAATTTCCGTGACCAGGGAGCTTTTAAACAAGGCCGATTTTAACTGGGCTTACTCGGAACTCTTTCAAAATTATGACCGAAACCAGATTGAAAGCTATCTTCCGGGAGCTATTGAAATCTCTCAAAATGAAGGAATCATGGTCCATTTTGCGGAAACTCATGACAACAATCGCCTGGCTGCCCGCTCAAAGACCTTTGCCAGGATGCGTACCGCTCTGTGCGCTCTTTGTTCCAGCAATGGGGCCTTTGGTTTCGCCAATGGGGTGGAATGGTACGCAACGGAAAAGATCAATGTTCACGAAGCCCCTTCTCTTAACTGGGGGGCGGCAAATAACCAGGTTAATCATATACGCAGGCTCAACACTCTGCTCAAGCTCCATCCTGCTTTTCATGACCGGACCGAACTGAAACTTATGCAGCAGGGCGAGGAAAACCATATTGTTCTGCTGCGGCACCATATACCTTCCGGAAAGAAGCTTCTAATTGTGGTGAACCTTGATGATGAGAACCAGACCCGCGGGTCATGGAATCAGGAACAGGTGGGAATGCGAGGACCGGTGTTTACGGACCTTCTTGCGGAAAAGGAAGTAGTTGTCATCGAGTCCGGAAGGCAACAGACTTATCTCCTTGATCCCGGCCAGGTTCTCTGCCTTACTTCCGATCAAAGCGATATCGATCTCATTCAAAACAGGGATGATTTGAAGTTCGGGCTTTTGGATCGAATTAAAAAACAGCGCCTGCGCGCAAACGCCCTTGATGTGTTTCAATACTACAACGCCGCCGGTGATCTTGGGGAGTTTGATCCTGATTCTGCCGCGCTGCAATTAGCTGAAGATCCTGTTGAGTACTGCCGAAAGCTCAATCCTTTCAGCATGGAGCCCCGTGTGATAACCTGGCAATGGCCCAGTGACTTGAAGCGTGAAGTAATGGTGCCCCCGGATCATTTTCTTCTGATACGCGCCAGCTATCATTTCCGCGCCAAAATTATGAACAAAGACCGGTTCATGGCATATAAAGAAAGTTTGCCCTGCATTGACGGGTCGTTTTTTGCGCTTTTTCCCCCGCTCCAGCCTCCGGCGGTTCATCGCTCTCATACCCTGAAATTATCGGTTTACACACCGGAAGGCTGTGAACATGTTGATGCGCCTCTTTTTTTTCTGTCCAATGCAAAAGATGCAAAAGTGAAAAGAATCTTTCACCGATCGGAATTGTTGCATCACCCCCTCTCGCTGCTTGGAACAAACGGCCGTGGAGGTATGCTGCGGGCCAATGTTTTGTGGGGAAAATTAGGGAGCCGGTACGATGCCCTGCTTGCCGCAAACCTGAATCCTGAATTTCCGGAAGACAGATGGATCATGTTTGCACGATGTCGGGCATGGCTCGTGTTTCAGGGCTATTCTCAGGAAATCTGCTTTGATTGTTTTGATCGTTTTTGCTTTGACTACAATTCCCGTGGATTCTGGCTATACCATATCCCTGCCGGACAGGGAGAGTATGTATCGCTCAGCATAGGAATCGAGATGACAGATGATCAGAATGCTGTTCAATTAGTCTTTTTTCGCAACAAAGCCAAAGGCCAAGCCAGGATGCTGGCCGACTGCCAGCAGGTTCAAATCATTCTCCGGCCCGACATTGAAGATCGCAATTTTCACGAAACCACAAAGGCATATCTGGGACATGAACATTTATGGCCGCAATTTGTGACGGCTAATTCTCGTGGTTTTAGCTTTGTGCCAAAACCGGAACGTCAACTTCAGATTAAGATTTCAAAGGGCTCTTTTGTGTTGGAGCCTGAATGGCATTACATGGTGCATCGCTATATGGATGCCGAAAGGAACCTTGATCCTGATTCGGATCTCTTCAGCCCCGGTTATTTTTCCTGCTTTCTGGCCGGAGGTAAGGCTGTAAAATTGACAGCCAGCGTCATGGGCTCGCTGGAGCAAGTGCCCTTACAGCATGGTTCTCTGAATAGTTCTTTTGGCCGGCAGATAAAATCTTTTGCTTTTAAGGACAAATTTTCATATAAACCGGGTGAAGCACTTAAACAGGCGCTTGATCACTACGTGGTGAAAAGAGGAGCCTTAAATACCGTGATTGCCGGATATCCCTGGTTTCTTGATTGGGGGCGGGATGCACTGATTTTTGCCCGTGGTTTGATTGCAGCAGGAAGGACGAAAGACGCGCGGGCTATCTTAAAACAGTTCGGGCAGTTTGAAATAGACGGAACTCTTCCGAATATGATACTGGGCAGGGACCCTGCAAATCGTGACACATCTGATGCGCCACTCTGGTTTTTCGTAGCATGCTCTGATCTGGTCGAAGCCGAAGCAAACAAAGACTTTCTGGAAGAAAAATGCGGCAGCCGGACAGTGCGCCAGGTTCTTCTTTCTATTGGACGCTCCATGATTGCAGGCACTCCAAATAATATCCGGATGGATCCTGAATCAGGCCTGATTTTCAGCCCGGTTCATTTTACCTGGATGGACACCAAACACCCTGCGTGCAGTCCACGCGAAGGGTATCCTGTCGAAATTCAGGCGCTCTGGTTTTTTGCTCTTTCCTTTTTAGCAAATATCGATCATAAAGAGGCTGGAAACAAATGGAAAAATATGGCCGGCCTGGTTCGATCGTCGATCCTTAACCTCTTTTTGATCAAGAAAGATGGATATTTGTCGGACTGTCTCCATGCTGGTTCAGGCAAACCAGCCGGGCTGGCTGATCAGGATGATGCTCTGCGGCCAAATCAGCTTTTAGCAATTACACTGGGAGCTGTTTCCGACACAACAGTCTGCCGCAATATCCTGGCGGCCTGCGAAGAGCTTCTGGTGCCCGGCGCCATTCGGAGTCTTGCAGATAGACCGGTTAGTCGTCCAATAACGATTATGCATAACGGAAAAGCGATTAATGACCCGCACCATCCCTATCAGGGAAAATATTTGGGAGATGAGGACACGAAACGGAAG
- a CDS encoding response regulator transcription factor, with amino-acid sequence MNKKKTVLIVDDHPLFREGLKSILANCSGFEVIGEAENGHEGIRKAEKLRPDLVVMDLSLPDQSGIDVTRKIRSILPEIHIMILSMHSKIDYITEAFRAGATGYVVKESASERLVECLKAISKGEYFLDTSISHKVVKSLMESDKKEAKITDAGYNTLTPREQQVMRLLADGRSAKDIAKELFISPKTVENHRTNIMNKLDLHSTMELVRCAARLGLIDVDIWKG; translated from the coding sequence TTGAATAAAAAGAAAACCGTCTTGATTGTTGATGATCATCCTCTTTTCAGAGAGGGCCTTAAGTCAATTCTGGCAAACTGCTCCGGGTTTGAGGTGATCGGAGAAGCTGAAAACGGTCATGAAGGGATCAGAAAGGCGGAGAAATTAAGACCCGACCTGGTAGTAATGGATCTCTCTTTGCCGGATCAAAGCGGCATCGACGTTACCCGCAAGATAAGGAGCATTCTGCCTGAGATACACATTATGATACTGAGTATGCATTCCAAGATTGATTATATTACCGAGGCATTTCGAGCCGGGGCAACCGGATACGTGGTCAAGGAATCAGCTTCAGAAAGGCTTGTCGAGTGCCTGAAGGCCATATCAAAAGGTGAGTATTTTTTAGACACCTCCATTTCTCATAAGGTAGTCAAAAGCCTTATGGAGTCGGATAAAAAAGAAGCAAAGATCACGGATGCCGGCTACAATACACTGACTCCCCGCGAGCAGCAGGTCATGCGTCTGCTTGCCGATGGACGTTCCGCCAAAGATATCGCCAAAGAGCTTTTTATCAGCCCCAAGACCGTTGAAAATCACAGAACAAACATCATGAATAAGCTTGACCTTCACAGCACCATGGAACTGGTCCGGTGTGCGGCAAGGCTTGGTCTGATCGACGTGGACATCTGGAAAGGCTAG